In Bacteroides coprosuis DSM 18011, the following are encoded in one genomic region:
- a CDS encoding Prephenate dehydrogenase (COGs: COG0287 Prephenate dehydrogenase~InterPro IPR003099~KEGG: bfs:BF3718 putative prephenate dehydrogenase family protein~PFAM: Prephenate dehydrogenase~SPTR: Prephenate dehydratase;~IMG reference gene:2504105792~PFAM: Prephenate dehydrogenase) — protein MKILILGAGKMGSFFNDALSFKHETAVYETNPQKLRFVYNTYRFTTLKEIEEFKPELVINAATVKYTIDAFNQVIPVLPKDCILSDIASIKNGLKDFYKECGFPFVSTHPMFGPTFATLSNLNNESAIIISESDHLGKVFFKDLYNTLGLNIFEYSFEEHDETAAYSLSIPFVSSFVFSAVMRHQEAPGTTFKKHMAIAKGVLSEDDFLLQEILFNSRTPKQIEKIIGELERLHQIIDKKDSESMARYLSEIREKIK, from the coding sequence ATGAAAATACTTATTCTGGGAGCTGGTAAGATGGGCTCGTTTTTTAATGATGCATTAAGCTTTAAGCATGAAACAGCTGTTTACGAAACTAATCCTCAAAAACTAAGATTCGTATATAATACTTATCGCTTCACTACACTTAAGGAGATTGAAGAATTCAAACCAGAATTGGTAATAAATGCTGCAACTGTAAAGTATACAATTGATGCTTTCAACCAAGTAATTCCAGTGTTACCTAAAGATTGTATTCTTAGTGATATTGCATCTATAAAGAATGGGTTAAAAGATTTTTATAAAGAGTGTGGATTTCCTTTTGTTTCTACTCACCCCATGTTTGGTCCAACCTTTGCTACATTGTCAAATTTAAATAATGAAAGTGCCATTATTATAAGCGAAAGTGACCATCTAGGAAAAGTTTTTTTCAAAGATCTCTATAACACACTCGGTTTAAACATCTTCGAGTATTCTTTTGAAGAGCATGACGAAACAGCTGCTTATTCTCTATCTATACCTTTTGTTTCTTCTTTTGTTTTCTCTGCTGTTATGAGACATCAGGAGGCTCCGGGAACAACATTTAAGAAGCATATGGCGATAGCCAAAGGCGTATTAAGTGAAGATGATTTTCTCTTACAAGAAATCCTTTTCAACTCAAGAACTCCTAAGCAGATTGAAAAGATAATTGGGGAACTTGAAAGATTACATCAAATTATAGATAAAAAAGACTCAGAGAGTATGGCTCGATACCTCAGTGAAATTAGAGAGAAAATCAAATAA
- a CDS encoding LL-diaminopimelate aminotransferase (COGs: COG0436 Aspartate/tyrosine/aromatic aminotransferase~InterPro IPR004839~KEGG: bfs:BF3716 putative aminotransferase~PFAM: Aminotransferase, class I/classII~PRIAM: LL-diaminopimelate aminotransferase~SPTR: Putative uncharacterized protein;~IMG reference gene:2504105790~PFAM: Aminotransferase class I and II), with amino-acid sequence MKKDSTMFKIQPANRLHDVSEYYFSKKLKEIAEMNAEGKNVISLGIGSPDLPPTKHVIDTLCHEAQNTHNHGYQPYVGIPELREEFSKWYKHWYDVSLDPQKEIQPLIGSKEGILHITLAFVNPGEQVLVPNPGYPTYTSLSKILGAEVIPYNLDENNGWIPDFDELRKMDLSKVKLMWTNYPNMPTGANATKELFSKLVEFARENGIIVVNDNPYSFILNKEPLSILSIPGAKDCCIELNSMSKSHNMSGWRIGMVASNEQFISWILKVKSNVDSGMFRPMQLAAAEALKVDMDWYAYNNKNYSRRRALASKILDELDCSYDRNQVGLFLWGKIPNYYETVESLTEYLLQKAHVFITPGFIFGSNGSRYVRLSLCCNEEHLEEALLRIRHLRSKKN; translated from the coding sequence ATGAAGAAGGACAGTACAATGTTTAAAATTCAGCCCGCTAACAGATTACATGATGTAAGCGAATACTATTTCTCAAAGAAGCTGAAAGAAATAGCAGAAATGAATGCAGAAGGGAAGAATGTTATAAGCTTGGGTATTGGTAGTCCAGATCTTCCTCCTACCAAACATGTGATAGATACTCTTTGCCATGAAGCTCAAAATACTCATAATCATGGATATCAACCCTATGTAGGGATTCCTGAATTACGCGAAGAGTTTTCTAAATGGTATAAGCATTGGTATGATGTTTCTCTTGATCCACAAAAAGAAATTCAACCACTTATCGGATCAAAAGAAGGAATATTGCACATTACTCTGGCTTTTGTAAACCCTGGAGAGCAAGTTCTTGTTCCTAATCCAGGATATCCTACTTATACTTCGTTGAGCAAGATTTTGGGTGCTGAGGTTATTCCCTATAACTTAGACGAAAACAATGGATGGATTCCTGATTTTGATGAACTTAGGAAAATGGACTTGAGTAAAGTAAAACTTATGTGGACTAATTATCCTAACATGCCTACAGGGGCAAATGCAACAAAAGAACTATTTAGCAAACTAGTAGAATTTGCTCGAGAAAATGGCATTATTGTAGTAAATGACAATCCTTACAGTTTTATTTTGAATAAAGAACCTCTTAGTATATTAAGCATACCAGGAGCTAAAGACTGCTGCATTGAACTAAATTCTATGAGCAAAAGTCACAATATGTCGGGATGGCGAATCGGAATGGTAGCCTCCAATGAACAATTCATCTCGTGGATACTTAAAGTAAAAAGTAATGTAGATAGTGGAATGTTCCGACCTATGCAATTAGCTGCTGCTGAAGCACTAAAAGTAGATATGGACTGGTATGCATATAATAATAAAAACTATAGTCGTAGAAGAGCTTTAGCTTCTAAAATTTTGGATGAGCTAGATTGCTCATACGACAGAAATCAAGTAGGATTATTCCTTTGGGGTAAAATCCCCAACTACTATGAGACTGTAGAGAGCCTAACGGAGTATTTATTACAAAAGGCTCATGTGTTTATTACACCTGGCTTTATATTTGGAAGCAATGGCAGTAGATATGTAAGATTATCTTTATGTTGTAATGAAGAACATCTCGAAGAGGCTCTTTTGAGAATCAGACATTTAAGAAGTAAGAAAAATTAA
- a CDS encoding 3-deoxy-7-phosphoheptulonate synthase (COGs: COG2876 3-deoxy-D-arabino-heptulosonate 7-phosphate (DAHP) synthase~InterPro IPR006218:IPR020822:IPR002701~KEGG: bfs:BF3717 putative chorismate mutase~PFAM: DAHP synthetase I/KDSA; Chorismate mutase, type II~PRIAM: 3-deoxy-7-phosphoheptulonate synthase~SMART: Chorismate mutase~SPTR: Putative uncharacterized protein;~IMG reference gene:2504105791~PFAM: Chorismate mutase type II; DAHP synthetase I family~TIGRFAM: phospho-2-dehydro-3-deoxyheptonate aldolase) produces the protein MELESILLPGIPAKRPMVIAGPCSAETEEQVLSTAHSIAAKGIKIFRAGIWKPRTKPGGFEGVGVVGLPWLKRVKEETGMYISTEVATAKHAYEALKAGVDILWIGARTTANPFAVQEIADALKGVDIPVLVKNPVNPDLELWIGALERIHNAGIKKLGAIHRGFSSYEKKIYRNIPQWHIPIELRRRIPELPILCDPSHIGGKRELIAPISQQAMDLNFNGLVIESHYNPECAWSDAAQQVTPDVLDYILNLLVIREGVQQTTENLNMLRKQIDECDNDLLEVLSKRMRIAREIGTYKKEHNMTVLQASRYNEILNKRGEQGETCAMSASFIKDVFESIHEESVRQQMEILNKHN, from the coding sequence ATGGAACTTGAATCAATTTTACTACCGGGAATTCCTGCAAAAAGACCAATGGTAATTGCAGGACCATGTAGTGCAGAAACAGAAGAACAGGTGTTATCAACAGCTCATAGTATTGCAGCTAAAGGTATTAAAATCTTTAGAGCTGGAATATGGAAACCGCGTACTAAACCAGGAGGATTCGAAGGTGTAGGTGTAGTGGGGCTACCTTGGTTGAAGAGGGTAAAAGAAGAAACTGGTATGTACATCTCCACAGAAGTGGCGACTGCTAAACATGCTTATGAAGCACTTAAGGCAGGAGTAGATATTCTTTGGATTGGAGCAAGAACTACAGCCAACCCTTTTGCTGTTCAAGAAATTGCAGATGCGCTAAAAGGGGTAGATATCCCTGTACTTGTGAAAAATCCTGTAAATCCTGACCTAGAGCTTTGGATAGGTGCTTTAGAAAGAATTCACAATGCTGGTATTAAAAAACTAGGTGCTATACACCGTGGATTTAGTAGTTATGAGAAAAAGATTTACCGTAACATACCTCAATGGCACATTCCTATTGAATTAAGAAGAAGAATTCCCGAACTGCCTATTCTCTGTGATCCTAGCCATATAGGTGGTAAACGTGAACTTATTGCTCCCATCAGCCAACAAGCAATGGATTTGAATTTTAATGGTTTAGTAATTGAAAGCCACTACAATCCTGAATGTGCATGGAGTGATGCTGCTCAACAAGTTACTCCTGATGTTTTGGACTATATCTTAAATTTATTGGTCATTAGAGAAGGAGTACAACAAACCACCGAAAATTTAAATATGCTCAGAAAGCAAATTGATGAGTGCGACAATGACCTTTTGGAAGTATTATCAAAGCGCATGAGAATTGCCAGAGAAATAGGAACTTATAAAAAAGAACATAACATGACAGTACTTCAAGCGAGCCGCTACAACGAAATCCTTAATAAAAGAGGAGAACAAGGTGAAACTTGTGCTATGTCGGCAAGCTTTATAAAAGATGTGTTCGAATCTATTCACGAAGAATCTGTTCGCCAACAAATGGAAATACTTAATAAACATAACTAA